The following coding sequences are from one Pseudonocardia sp. HH130630-07 window:
- a CDS encoding SMP-30/gluconolactonase/LRE family protein has protein sequence MTAGDGLAGVPARFEVHDERFRCRGDARLERLHTGCRWTEGPVYVPAGRYLLFDDIPNDRMLRWDETTGAVGVFRSPSGYANGNTLDRAGRLVTCEHGNRRVTRTEHDGTVTVLADRFGGRRLNSPNDVVERRDGSIWFTDPGYGIDSDYEGYRAASEIGGCHVYRVDPVTGAVDAVATDLDRPNGLAFSVDHSELYVVDSGTAPNHVRRFTVTGDGALRGGEVVVSTDTGGAGGFDGVRVDDAGRLWLAAHDGVHCVDPDGTLLGKLKVPEVCSNLVFGGPRRNHLFVTATSSVYAIRLSVNGASPPA, from the coding sequence GTGACGGCAGGGGACGGGCTCGCTGGCGTACCGGCCCGGTTCGAGGTCCACGACGAGCGGTTCCGCTGTCGCGGGGACGCCCGGCTGGAACGGTTGCACACCGGGTGCCGGTGGACCGAGGGCCCGGTCTACGTCCCGGCCGGCCGCTACCTGCTCTTCGACGACATCCCGAACGACCGCATGCTGCGCTGGGACGAGACCACCGGCGCCGTCGGCGTCTTCCGCTCCCCGTCCGGGTACGCCAACGGCAACACGCTCGACCGCGCGGGGCGGCTCGTCACCTGCGAGCACGGCAACCGGCGGGTGACCCGCACCGAGCACGACGGCACGGTCACGGTGCTGGCCGACCGGTTCGGCGGCCGGCGGTTGAACAGCCCGAACGACGTCGTCGAGCGGCGGGACGGCTCGATCTGGTTCACCGACCCCGGATACGGCATCGACTCCGACTACGAGGGGTACCGGGCCGCGAGCGAGATCGGTGGCTGCCACGTGTACCGGGTCGACCCCGTGACCGGCGCGGTCGACGCCGTCGCCACCGATCTCGACCGTCCGAACGGGCTGGCGTTCTCCGTCGATCACTCCGAGCTGTACGTCGTCGACAGCGGGACCGCGCCGAACCACGTGCGCCGCTTCACCGTGACCGGCGACGGGGCCCTGCGCGGCGGCGAGGTCGTCGTCAGCACCGACACCGGCGGTGCCGGCGGTTTCGACGGCGTCCGCGTGGACGACGCGGGCCGGCTCTGGCTCGCCGCCCACGACGGGGTGCACTGCGTCGATCCCGACGGGACGTTGCTCGGGAAGCTGAAGGTCCCGGAGGTCTGCTCGAACCTCGTGTTCGGCGGACCGCGGCGCAACCACCTGTTCGTCACGGCGACCTCGTCGGTCTACGCGATCCGCCTGTCGGTCAACGGGGCGTCGCCACCGGCGTGA
- a CDS encoding TetR/AcrR family transcriptional regulator, translating into MTMPVDAPRDRLVHAAVEHFAEAGVADRSLRAIAAALGTSHRMLIYHFGSREGLLAAVVAAVESGQRETLAALTADPDAEPAEVVRRFWTTITADAARYGPLFFELSAHAMHGRAHAEPLARTVVEPWLEPLAALFRRVGVPPEEALLRARLGLGVARGLLHDALVTGDMAGADAAVGVFIDLALRRPGTETRTGG; encoded by the coding sequence ATGACGATGCCGGTGGACGCGCCCCGGGACCGGCTGGTGCACGCGGCCGTCGAGCACTTCGCCGAGGCGGGAGTGGCCGACCGCAGCCTGCGGGCGATCGCGGCCGCGCTCGGTACCAGTCACCGGATGCTGATCTACCACTTCGGGTCCCGGGAGGGGTTGCTCGCCGCGGTGGTGGCCGCCGTCGAGAGCGGTCAGCGGGAGACCCTCGCCGCGCTGACCGCCGACCCGGACGCCGAGCCGGCGGAGGTGGTGCGCCGGTTCTGGACGACGATCACCGCGGACGCCGCCCGCTACGGCCCGCTGTTCTTCGAGCTGTCGGCGCACGCGATGCACGGGCGTGCGCACGCCGAGCCGCTGGCCCGGACAGTGGTCGAGCCCTGGCTCGAGCCGCTCGCCGCGCTGTTCCGGCGCGTCGGTGTCCCGCCGGAGGAGGCGCTGCTGCGGGCCCGGCTCGGGCTCGGTGTCGCGCGCGGCCTGCTGCACGACGCTCTGGTCACCGGCGACATGGCCGGGGCCGACGCGGCGGTGGGCGTCTTCATCGACCTGGCACTGCGACGACCTGGCACTGAGACCCGTACCGGAGGGTGA